CGCTCGCCGACATCGGCGGCAAGCCGATGGTGGTGCGGGTCGCCGAACGCGCGCGCGAATCGGGCGCGCAGCAGGTGCTGGTCGCCTCGGACGCGCAGGCGGTGCTCGACGCCGCCCGCGATCACGGCTTCGAAGCCGTGTTGACGCGCGCGGACCATCCGTCCGGCACGGACCGTCTCGCGGAAGTCGCGGCGCAATTCGGCTGGAGCGACGACACGATCGTGGTCAACGTGCAGGGCGACGAGCCACTCATCGATCCGGCGCTCGTGTGCGGCGTCGCGTCGCACCTCGCGGCGAGCAGCGGTTGCGCGATCGCCACCGCAGCCCATCCGATCACCGACCCCGCCGAGATTTTCAATCCGAACGTCGTCAAGGTCGTGCTCGATGCGCGCGGCGTCGCGCTGTACTTCTCGCGCGCGCCGATACCGTGGGCACGCGACGCTTATCAGCCGCACTGGCCCAATGTCGCAGCGATGCCCACGCCTCCCGCGCCCGCGGTGGTCCACCGGCATATCGGCCTGTACGCGTATCGCGCGCAATTCCTGCGCACTTACCCAAGTCTCGCGATCTCGCCGATCGAACAGGTCGAAGCGCTCGAACAACTGCGCGCGATGTGGCACGGCGAACGGATCGCGGTACTCGTCACCCATGACGTGCCCCTGCCCGGCGTCGACACGCCCGCCGATCTCGCACGCGTGCAGGCTTTATTCGGGTCTTGAGCGGAAAAACCCGTGGCATAATCGGACGGTTGTGCGCGCCTCCCGAGACAAGCGAAAGTCAGGGTTTGCCCCGGTCGCGCCGTTGCGGTCCTGCAGCGCCGTCCAGTCGACGTGCAGCGCGAGACTCGTACCGGCAGCCGACGCGGAGCCTTCGACGCATCGTGGGACGGCTGCTGCGCCACCAAAGAATTCACATAGATCTGGAGATATCACATGCGTTTGATCCTTTTGGGTGCGCCCGGCGCGGGTAAGGGTACTCAGGCCACCTTCATCAAGGAAAAGTTCGGCATTCCGCAAATTTCCACCGGTGACATGCTGCGCGCAGCCGTCAAGGCAGGCACGCCGCTCGGCCTTGAAGCCAAGCGCTTCATGGACGCTGGTGAACTGGTCACGGACGAACTGATCATCAATCTGGTGAAAGAACGTCTGCAGCAGCCGGACTGCGCGAACGGTTATCTGTTCGACGGTTTTCCGCGCACCATTCCGCAAGCCGAGGCGATGAAGCAGGCCGGCGTCGCGATCGACTATGTGCTGGAAATCGACGTGCCGTTCGAGGAGATCATCGTGCGCATGAGCGGCCGCCGCTCGCACGCCGCGTCGGGCCGTACGTACCACGTCAAGTTCAATCCGCCGAAGGTCGAAGGCGTGGACGACGTGACCGGCGAACCGCTGATCCAGCGCGACGACGACAAGGAAGAAACGGTCAAGAAGCGTCTGGAAGTGTATGAGGCGCAGACCAAGCCGTTGATCGAGTACTACACCAACTGGGCGAAGAACGGCGATTCGTCGACCCCGCTGAAGGCACCGCAGTATCGCCGCATTTCGGGCCTCGGCAGCGTCGATGAAATTCGTGAACGTGCGTTTGAGGCGTTGAAGTAAGCTCGCTTCGCCCTGTGTTTGCCTCAGTGAAACCCGCCCTTGCCGGCGGGTTTTTTATTGCATCTCGCCGCGTGGATACGGCGTAGCTTGCTTCCCCGCTACGCCTTGAATTAGTTAGCCATCCATAACTGTCTGCTTTCGCGGCGCACGAATCGGGCGCCTTCAGGCAGCCGCCCGCAGCGCTTTCCGCGTTGCAGCATAGTCGTTACAATCGATCATCGAAAAAATATTCGATCCGGACATTAGTGAACCGTAGCAAAGGAGAAGACATGGAGATTCGTGACAATGTATTCCTGATCACCGGCGGTGCATCAGGTCTCGGCGCGGCCACGGCGCGCCTTCTCGTCGAAAACGGCGGCAAGGTGGTGCTCGCCGACCTGAATGTGGATGCCGGCGAAGCGCTCGCGAAAGAACTCGGCGGCGTGTTCGTCAAATGCGACGTCAGCCGCGAAGACGACGCCACTCAGGCCGTCGAAGCCGCCACCAGGCTCGGCACGCTGCGCGGTCTCGTCAATTGCGCGGGCGTTGCGCCCGCCATCAAAACGGTCGGCAAGGACGGCCCGCATCCGCTCGACTCTTTCACGCGCACCATTTCGATCAATCTGATCGGCACCTTCAACATGATCCGGCTCGCTGCCGCGGCCATGTCGAAGAACGAGCCGAATGCAAATGGCGAGCGCGGCGTGATCATCAATACGGCGTCCGTGGCGGCGTATGACGGCCAGATCGGCCAGGCGGCTTACGCGGCATCCAAGAGCGGCGTGGTCGGCATGACGCTGCCTATCGCACGTGACTTGTCGCGCAACGCGATCCGCGTGATGACCATTGCCCCGGGCATTTTCGAAACGCCCATGCTGCTCGGCATGCCGCAGGAAGTGCAGGACGCGCTCGGCGCGATGGTGCCGTTCCCACCGCGTCTCGGCAAACCGGCGGAGTACGCGATGCTGGCCAAGCAGATCTTCGACAACCCGATGCTCAACGGCGAAGTGATCCGTCTGGACGGCGCGATCCGCATGCAGCCGAAGTGACCATCATGCAGGCTGCTGCCTGATACGGGGCGCCAATAAAAAACGCCTGCACATGAATATGTGCAGGCGTTTTCTGTTTGAGCCGTTCTTTCTGACAGGCGTTGCACGGCGGCTAGTCGCGGTCGTTGTGTTGAGTACGCTGACGCAATTCATGCAGTTGCGACTCCACTACGGTCGCGTCTTCGGCATCCGGCTGGTCGCCGAGATAGCGCTCCAGGTCTTCGAGCGCGGGCCGCAGGTAATCGAGCCGCGCATAAGCGAAGCCGCGATCGCGCACTTCTTCGATACTCTCCGGCAGCAGGATCACGAGACGCTGCTGCACTGCCAGCAGGCGCTGCCAGCGTTCCGTCTGAAGATAGGTGGACTTCAGATTGCGCAGCATACGCGCGATGATCTCGCGGCGCGTGGCCGGCTGCAGCAGCATGCGCAGCGCCCTGCTCACCGATTCCCCAGCCGACGCCACATACGGTTCCAGCATCTCCACCATCTCCGACTCGGACAACGAGTGTCCGCTGGTCGGATCGAGCATCACGTCGCCGTCGGGCGTTGTCACGCGCAGCAGGAAGTGGCCGGGAAACGACACGCCGCGCGCCGGAATACCGATCTGCTCGGCCATCTCCAGATACAGCACCGCCAGCGAAATCGGAACGCCGCGGCGGCGCTTGAGCACCGCGTTCAGATGACTGTTGTCGGGGTCGTAATAATCGTTCAGATTGCTGGCGAAACCGAGCTCACGGAAGAAGAACCGGTTCAGTATGCCGACCTTCTGCTTGATGTCGGCGTCGTCCGGCATGCGCCGCTGCAGGCGCACCACCAACTCGTCGATCTCGGCGAGCGTGCCTTGCAGATCGAGATCGGGGTAAGCGTCCTGCGCGAGCGAGAGCGCCGCCTCGGTCAGCGGAAGACTGTCGTCTTCGGCGACCAGCGTGCTGAAATAGTCGAGAACTCGCGTCATCGTGATCACTTCGCTCGCCTTTTGAAATACGCGTACTTGAAGCCCATCAGCCAAAGCATACCGAAATATAGCGCGGCGAACAGAACGAGGCACGCGGCGAGCAACACCATGCGGTCGACCGGCCGGCTGTGCATGCCGATCCAGTCGAAGCTGATCGCCAGCCAATGCATGGTGCCGGCCAGCACCAGACAGGCGCCGAACAACTGCACGAAGAATTTGAGCCAGCCGCTCGACGGCGTATAAATGCCGCGCTTGCGCAGACCGAGAAACAGCAGCAGCGCATTGCCGCAAGCGCCAAGCCCCACACTCAGCGTCAAACCCGCGTGCGCGAAAATCGGCACGAACACATAGTTGCTCAACTGCGTGAGGATCAGCACGACGACACCGATCTTCACCGGCGTCTTGATGTCCTGTTTGGCGTAGAAACCTGGCGCAAGGATCTTGATGAGAATCAGGCCGATCAGCCCCACGCCATAAGCCGCCAGCGCGCGGGCGACCATCACCACCGAGTTGCCGTCGAACTTGCCGTAGTTGAACAGCGTGGCGGTCAGCGGCTGCGCGAAGAAAAACAGCGCGACGGCGCTCGGCGCGGCGAGCAGGAAGGTGACACGCAAGCCCCAGTCGAGCAGCGACGAATACTCGAGCGGATCGGCGTCGACGTGGGCCTTGGAGAGGCTCGGCAGCAGGATCGTGCCGAGCGCGACGCCCAGCAGCGCGGTCGGAAACTCCATCAGCCGGTCGGCGTAGTTGATCCAGGACACGGCCCCCGGGCCGATCCGCGACGCGATATTCGTGTTGATGATCAGGCTGATCTGCGCGACCGAGACGGCGAACATCGCGGGTACCATCTTGGACAGCACGCGCTTCACGCCGCGATGCGCGAGCGCCTTCACCGGGTTCAGGCCGATGCGCGGAATCATGTCGATCTTCTTCAGACCCGGCAGTTGCACCAGGAACTGCAGCACGCCGCCCGCGATCACCGCCCAGGCGAGCGCATAGACCGGCGTTTGCAGGCGCGGCGCAACGAACACCGCGGCGACGATGAACGCGACGTTCAGCAGAACCGGCGCGAACGCGGGCAACGAGAAGTTCTTGTACGTATTCAGTACGCCCGACGCCAGCGACGTCAGCGAAATGAAAATGATGTACGGGAACATGATGCGCGTCATGGTGACCGCGAGCGCATACGCCTGACCCTCATGCGCAAGGCCCGAGGCAACGACGAACACCACGCCCGAGGCGCCCACTACGCCGATCAGCGAGAGGACCGCGAGCGCCCAGGCGAGCACTGTCGACGTGGCGTCGACCAGTGCCTTGGTGGCGTCGTGGCCTTGCTGGTTCTTGAACTCGGCGAGAATCGGCACGAAGGCCTGCGAGAACGCGCCTTCGGCAGAGATGCGGCGCAGCAGGTTCGGAATGCGGAAGGCGACGTAAAACGCGTCAGTGTATTGACTGGCACCGAACGCGCGTGCGATCAGCGTTTCGCGGGCCAGTCCGGTCACGCGCGACAGCAGCGTGAAGCCGCTGACCGTCAGCAGGGCTCGGAATAGATTCATGGGGCGCTTATTATACGGGTGCCGCAAGTGCGGACGACGAGCCGGAACGCGATTCGGACCGATTTGCCGCGCAGACGTTCGATACGACAGGCGCATCGGCGCGGTTTCCTGGCATGCCGCGCGGCGCCGTCCCGCTCGGCATGCCGCCGCAACCGCCCTTCTTGCGCGGACTTCGGCACGACGCCGCACAATGGCCGCCGGCCGGGCGCCGGACTTTACACAACGGGGCGGCACGGCGT
This genomic stretch from Paraburkholderia dioscoreae harbors:
- the kdsB gene encoding 3-deoxy-manno-octulosonate cytidylyltransferase; its protein translation is MTHANTTTPPFIAVVPARLASTRLPNKPLADIGGKPMVVRVAERARESGAQQVLVASDAQAVLDAARDHGFEAVLTRADHPSGTDRLAEVAAQFGWSDDTIVVNVQGDEPLIDPALVCGVASHLAASSGCAIATAAHPITDPAEIFNPNVVKVVLDARGVALYFSRAPIPWARDAYQPHWPNVAAMPTPPAPAVVHRHIGLYAYRAQFLRTYPSLAISPIEQVEALEQLRAMWHGERIAVLVTHDVPLPGVDTPADLARVQALFGS
- the adk gene encoding adenylate kinase encodes the protein MRLILLGAPGAGKGTQATFIKEKFGIPQISTGDMLRAAVKAGTPLGLEAKRFMDAGELVTDELIINLVKERLQQPDCANGYLFDGFPRTIPQAEAMKQAGVAIDYVLEIDVPFEEIIVRMSGRRSHAASGRTYHVKFNPPKVEGVDDVTGEPLIQRDDDKEETVKKRLEVYEAQTKPLIEYYTNWAKNGDSSTPLKAPQYRRISGLGSVDEIRERAFEALK
- a CDS encoding 3-hydroxyacyl-CoA dehydrogenase, whose product is MEIRDNVFLITGGASGLGAATARLLVENGGKVVLADLNVDAGEALAKELGGVFVKCDVSREDDATQAVEAATRLGTLRGLVNCAGVAPAIKTVGKDGPHPLDSFTRTISINLIGTFNMIRLAAAAMSKNEPNANGERGVIINTASVAAYDGQIGQAAYAASKSGVVGMTLPIARDLSRNAIRVMTIAPGIFETPMLLGMPQEVQDALGAMVPFPPRLGKPAEYAMLAKQIFDNPMLNGEVIRLDGAIRMQPK
- a CDS encoding SirB1 family protein, producing MTRVLDYFSTLVAEDDSLPLTEAALSLAQDAYPDLDLQGTLAEIDELVVRLQRRMPDDADIKQKVGILNRFFFRELGFASNLNDYYDPDNSHLNAVLKRRRGVPISLAVLYLEMAEQIGIPARGVSFPGHFLLRVTTPDGDVMLDPTSGHSLSESEMVEMLEPYVASAGESVSRALRMLLQPATRREIIARMLRNLKSTYLQTERWQRLLAVQQRLVILLPESIEEVRDRGFAYARLDYLRPALEDLERYLGDQPDAEDATVVESQLHELRQRTQHNDRD
- the murJ gene encoding murein biosynthesis integral membrane protein MurJ, which encodes MNLFRALLTVSGFTLLSRVTGLARETLIARAFGASQYTDAFYVAFRIPNLLRRISAEGAFSQAFVPILAEFKNQQGHDATKALVDATSTVLAWALAVLSLIGVVGASGVVFVVASGLAHEGQAYALAVTMTRIMFPYIIFISLTSLASGVLNTYKNFSLPAFAPVLLNVAFIVAAVFVAPRLQTPVYALAWAVIAGGVLQFLVQLPGLKKIDMIPRIGLNPVKALAHRGVKRVLSKMVPAMFAVSVAQISLIINTNIASRIGPGAVSWINYADRLMEFPTALLGVALGTILLPSLSKAHVDADPLEYSSLLDWGLRVTFLLAAPSAVALFFFAQPLTATLFNYGKFDGNSVVMVARALAAYGVGLIGLILIKILAPGFYAKQDIKTPVKIGVVVLILTQLSNYVFVPIFAHAGLTLSVGLGACGNALLLFLGLRKRGIYTPSSGWLKFFVQLFGACLVLAGTMHWLAISFDWIGMHSRPVDRMVLLAACLVLFAALYFGMLWLMGFKYAYFKRRAK